The genomic region GTCATATTATAAGCACCGATTCTTCTTATAGCTACTTTATCACCTTTTTGTAATAGGGGGAATTGAATAGCTTGCCTTACAACATCGATATTCATACATAATGGTCCGTATAAAGTTGTGTCTTCTGTTTGCTGGGTTGTAACATCAACAGGTAATACTTCATGTTCGTACCAGAATGATGTAAATAAATTATTTATTCCTATATCTAAGATAGTTGATCTTCTGCCATCAGCCAGTCTCTTATTTGCCAAAACAGATCCTAGTAGGTAACCCGCATCATCAACTAAAGCTCTTCCACTCTCTAAAATAAGTGTAGGCAAATCTTCAGGTGCAAAATCGGCACTCATAAGTGCTCCTGTAATTGCCTCTGCATAAGCATCGAATGTAGGACAGGTATCTTTACCCGGCAGGTAGGCTCCTTTAAGTGTGTTTTTTGAAGCAAATCCTCCACCCGTATCGATGTATTGTATTGAGTGATTAAATTTTTTCTTTAATGAAGTTGCTAATTCTGCTAATTTAGAAACGGCAACGGCATATGCGTTTGGTGTAGTAATGTATGTTCCGATGTGGGTGTGTAGCCCTACTACATCAACTTTTTCGCTGTACATTAACCTGTTTAAAGCCTGCCATGCTTCTCCATTTTCATAATTAAATCCAAATCTATCCCATTGGGGATAAATACCCGTATCCATATTAACCCTAATTGCAACTTTAGGACGTTTTTTTGATGATTCAGCAATTTTTAGAATTGAATATAATTCATCGAAATGATCGATATGGATAAGTGATGAGTTACTAATAGCCAGCTCTAAATCCGTATCGCTTTTGTCAGGTCCATTGAAAATAATTTCATTTCCGGGAACTCCATTTTTCAACGCCTTTTCGTATTCAAATCCTGAAACTACTTCTGCCCAAGAGCCTAATTTGTGGTATATTCTACATACCGCATCTAAGTAGTTTGTTTTGTATGACCATGCAAATTGAACTTTTGGGTAACGGGATGTAAAGGCACTTTTGGCCTCTTCATATGTATTTCTGATGATTGTTTCAGAAACAGCAAATACCGGTGAACCGTATTTATTAATTATATCTTTTATTGGGATTGTATCTATATGGCTTAATGTCTCAATAGAGGTTTTCATGCCAAACTTGTCAGGAACTCCCGCATTGATTTTATTTATTATAGGTCTTTCGTATTTTAATTTTGTCATTTTTATATTTTTTATTTGGTTATCAGTTTATTCATTTAATTGTGTTTATGTCGATTAATACAATAATTCACAGTATCAGTAAATCAACATAAAAACAAATTTTATTATTACAATTCACCCGTAATACTCAATTGTTCAAATTGAGAAATATCACCTATTAAATCGTAGGAATACCTGATAAACATTTTTCCAATATCGTAGCTGGTATAGGGCGCAACTTCTTCTTTATTTGCTAGTTTAATCAAAGATTCAGGAATATTCTGACCGGCACCTACAGCTAAATATACCCATGCAGGAATTCGAGGATTAATTTCTATTAAATAATACTTTCCTTCATTGGTTTTTATCATTTCGAGCTCCATCCCTCCACGCCACTTTGTATCTCTTAGTAAATCGTGTGTTATTTTTAGAAGCTTTTCATCGCCTAAAGTAATGCCTCCCCAGGCTTTCCCTTTATCGGTGATGTATTGTTTACGCATAGGTACAGCTCCAATTGTATTACCTCTACCGTCACCAAGAGCTATAACATTAACTTCAGTTCCTTTAATAAATTCCTGAATAATTACCGGTAGCCCCCATTTTGAGGATATTTTATTGAAATGTTCAATAACCTGTTCTGAATTATAGGCTAAGTATGCATCGTAGAATTTTCCTTTAACCAGTACAGGGTATTCAAAATCATCCCTTAAGCCAGAAATATCATTAAGGTTAGTTAACGGGACACTTTTTGGTACATCAATACTGTACTTTTCACCAAATTTGTCCAGATTTATTTTATCTCTTTCATCAAATTGCTCTTTTGTAGGTAAAAAGGTTTTAATGTTTAAAGCCTCCAGTTTTGACTGAGAAGAGATAAATGTAAATAGTTCAGCGTCAAAATTAGGAATGATGAAATCGAGATCTTCTTTTTCATTGATGTATTCAATTCTATCCATCAAAGCACTGGAACCAACTGAAGGGTAGGGGATCTGATAAATTTTATCAGCTATATTATCCATGTAAATTCCCGGCTCCAGATTTTCGTAAACCAGTCCAATAATTCGTACGTCAAATGATTTTGCTTCTCGCAAAGCCCTAATCACAGGAACCCCCGGACCCGGATTATCGGTATTGTTGAGCCCCGTAACGGCTATTGTATATTTAGGTTTACTCATTTTCTAAGAGGTTGTGATGATTAAGCATTCCGATAAAATCTTCATAGTTTCTTTCGAAAGTATATTCGTCTACATCGTATTTATTTAGAACATGAAAAGAAATATCACTTTTAACCTTTCCTGATTGAAATAGTTCTAATATTTCCCTTGCAATATTGTTTAAAGTAAAAGAGTCACCTGAATTAGGATCAAAAACAAATCCTGTTTCACTAATTGCTATATTTTTTTTGAGTTTCATATTGTATTTACTTATAAGTTTATCTGTTCAATATTTTTTTTTCGTCTAAAATAACAATAGAACAACAACTTTTAAAATCAACTGTTATTATTTTACCAAGTGTCTAATTATTTAGGAGAAGCTATTATGTTTTCGAATTCTTCCTGTGATATCTTATATAATACAAAAATTCTTCTCATAACATCCTTTTTTCTTCCTTTTCAAAATTAATTATACTATTCGTTATAACAGTTATAAAATTTGGTGTTAGTTTTATACTATGTTTATTTGTTGAAGCCAATTTTTATTTATTTACAATATGTAAATAATGAATTGAAATTAATAAATAAAAAACTGCCTCATATAAATGAGGCAGTTTTCGTTTTTTCAACACTTTTTTTAATTTTTACAGATGTCCAATTGGGTCAGGAGTACCATCTGGGTCACCATTTACATATCCATCTGTAGCAGGATTACCACCTGTAAGTAATAGAACACCACACATATGTGGAGCAGCCATTGAAGTACCACTCATTGTAGCAAAACCACCACTTTTATAGGTGGAGAAAATATCAACTCCCGGCATACAATAATCAATAGGTGGATTACCATAGTTAGAGAAATAAGCGAAATCATCATTTATATCCATAGCAGAAACAGTCCAAATATATTGACCATTTACTCTGGCAGGTGAATGATTATTCGCATCATCAGATTCATTTCCGGCAGCTAAAGCGAAAAATATACCATTTTCGGAAGCAGCAAATACTGCATCATCGATTGGCTGATATACACCGCCTCCAAGACTCATATTTACAGCATCTCCCGGAGAAGCATTTGCAGCAACAAAATCAATTCCGGCAATAATTACCGAATAAGCTCCACTACCTCTTCTGTCTAATACCTTTACAGGTACAATAGTTGCATTTGCGGCTACACCTACAACACCAATTTCGTTGTCGATACCTGCAACTGTTCCGGCACAATGCGAACCATGGCCATTATCATCGTCTGCATAAGCATCATTATTTATGAAATCGTATCCTTTAGATCCGTCCACATTTATATCCGGATGGTCTAAATCTACT from Bacteroidota bacterium harbors:
- a CDS encoding alanine racemase, producing MTKLKYERPIINKINAGVPDKFGMKTSIETLSHIDTIPIKDIINKYGSPVFAVSETIIRNTYEEAKSAFTSRYPKVQFAWSYKTNYLDAVCRIYHKLGSWAEVVSGFEYEKALKNGVPGNEIIFNGPDKSDTDLELAISNSSLIHIDHFDELYSILKIAESSKKRPKVAIRVNMDTGIYPQWDRFGFNYENGEAWQALNRLMYSEKVDVVGLHTHIGTYITTPNAYAVAVSKLAELATSLKKKFNHSIQYIDTGGGFASKNTLKGAYLPGKDTCPTFDAYAEAITGALMSADFAPEDLPTLILESGRALVDDAGYLLGSVLANKRLADGRRSTILDIGINNLFTSFWYEHEVLPVDVTTQQTEDTTLYGPLCMNIDVVRQAIQFPLLQKGDKVAIRRIGAYNMTQWMQFITFRPNIVLIDADKNTHIIRKEENNATFKAQEVVPEYLK
- a CDS encoding S8 family peptidase gives rise to the protein MKKILLGVFALSLGLIISSCNKEEVKTNQEDITQPDKASYSNISEEVIPGQYIVVLKTSLNKNDVQLSYENKIQAMKSEAKQLGIEEGALKHAYGAVLNGFAAKLNEEQLKHLKSDSRVAYIAPDKMFSLGDMNILRGGPPTPTEPPAQSVPFGITRVGSQDATGKTAWIVDTGVDLDHPDINVDGSKGYDFINNDAYADDDNGHGSHCAGTVAGIDNEIGVVGVAANATIVPVKVLDRRGSGAYSVIIAGIDFVAANASPGDAVNMSLGGGVYQPIDDAVFAASENGIFFALAAGNESDDANNHSPARVNGQYIWTVSAMDINDDFAYFSNYGNPPIDYCMPGVDIFSTYKSGGFATMSGTSMAAPHMCGVLLLTGGNPATDGYVNGDPDGTPDPIGHL
- a CDS encoding PqqD family protein; translated protein: MKLKKNIAISETGFVFDPNSGDSFTLNNIAREILELFQSGKVKSDISFHVLNKYDVDEYTFERNYEDFIGMLNHHNLLENE
- a CDS encoding ATP-grasp domain-containing protein gives rise to the protein MSKPKYTIAVTGLNNTDNPGPGVPVIRALREAKSFDVRIIGLVYENLEPGIYMDNIADKIYQIPYPSVGSSALMDRIEYINEKEDLDFIIPNFDAELFTFISSQSKLEALNIKTFLPTKEQFDERDKINLDKFGEKYSIDVPKSVPLTNLNDISGLRDDFEYPVLVKGKFYDAYLAYNSEQVIEHFNKISSKWGLPVIIQEFIKGTEVNVIALGDGRGNTIGAVPMRKQYITDKGKAWGGITLGDEKLLKITHDLLRDTKWRGGMELEMIKTNEGKYYLIEINPRIPAWVYLAVGAGQNIPESLIKLANKEEVAPYTSYDIGKMFIRYSYDLIGDISQFEQLSITGEL